A genomic region of Syntrophorhabdales bacterium contains the following coding sequences:
- a CDS encoding PaaI family thioesterase, translating to MQDWQREAFFNKVAQEPYSKLLSIKLVDVQEGYALCEMHYTDALDNIHGIAHGGAVFSLIDEAFEISSNSHGTVALALNMNMTYIKPALKNSLLRAESREVSRGRRTATYQITVNDSEGLVATCQALVYRKDAEIGFLKTTSSAER from the coding sequence ATGCAAGATTGGCAACGCGAAGCCTTTTTCAACAAGGTCGCACAGGAGCCTTATTCAAAGCTTCTCAGTATAAAACTCGTGGATGTGCAGGAAGGCTACGCTCTCTGCGAGATGCACTACACCGATGCTCTCGATAATATCCATGGCATAGCGCACGGTGGCGCTGTCTTCTCATTGATCGACGAAGCCTTCGAGATCTCGTCAAACAGCCATGGGACTGTGGCACTGGCTCTGAACATGAACATGACGTACATTAAGCCCGCGCTGAAGAACAGCCTTCTGCGCGCAGAGTCGAGAGAAGTAAGCAGGGGAAGAAGAACTGCAACATATCAGATTACGGTCAACGACAGCGAAGGTCTCGTCGCGACGTGCCAGGCACTTGTGTATAGAAAAGATGCTGAAATAGGATTTCTGAAGACTACTTCTTCGGCTGAACGGTGA